Proteins found in one Sphaeramia orbicularis chromosome 8, fSphaOr1.1, whole genome shotgun sequence genomic segment:
- the arhgdia gene encoding rho GDP-dissociation inhibitor 1 has protein sequence MAEQDPTPEQLAAVAAENEETDTPVNYKPPAQKSLKEIQELDQDDESLRKYKEALLGSVDVAIDPSAPNVQVTKMTLVCDSAPSPLVLDLQGDLDNFKKNPFVLKEGVEYKIKISFKVNKEIVSGLKYNQQSFRKGVRVDKSDYMVGSYGPRPNQEYEFLTTLEEAPKGMLARGTYNIKSKFTDDDKHDHLSWEWSLTIKKDWKD, from the exons ATGGCAGAGCAGGACCCTACACCAGAGCAGCTGGCAGCAGTTGCAGCGGAAAATGAAGAAACTGACACTCCAGTCAACTACAAACCTCCAGCCCAGAAGAGCTTAAAGGAGATCCAGGAGCTGGACCAAGATGATGAAAGCCTGCGCAAGTACAAGGAGGCCCTACTGGGCTCTGTTGATGTCGCTATAG ATCCCAGCGCCCCAAATGTCCAGGTGACAAAAATGACTCTGGTATGTGACTCAGCGCCAAGCCCCCTGGTTCTGGACCTTCAGG GAGATCTGGACAACTTCAAAAAGAATCCATTTGTGCTGAAGGAAGGAgttgaatacaaaataaagatcAGCTTCAAG GTCAACAAGGAAATTGTGTCGGGGCTGAAGTACAATCAGCAATCATTCAGGAAAGGAGTAAGAG TCGATAAGTCAGACTACATGGTTGGCAGCTACGGGCCCAGACCAAACCAGGAGTATGAATTCCTCACCACTCTAGAGGAGGCACCCAAAGGAATGTTGGCCCGCGGCACTTACAACATCAAGTCCAAGTTCACCGACGACGACAAACATGATCATCTCTCCTGGGAATGGAGCCTCACTATCAAGAAAGACTGGAAAGACTGA